Proteins from a genomic interval of Lycium ferocissimum isolate CSIRO_LF1 chromosome 2, AGI_CSIRO_Lferr_CH_V1, whole genome shotgun sequence:
- the LOC132048090 gene encoding protein UNUSUAL FLORAL ORGANS, protein MEAFHHAPISFHFPYAFPVPTPTTNFLGTTTAPNLSINGSDTWMDSRIWSRLPHRLIDRIVAFLPPPAFFRARAVCKRFYGLLYSTHFLELYLQVSPQRHWFIFFKQKVPRNNIYKNNNSTNAGSNSVEGYLFDPDNLSWYGLSFALIPQGFSPVSSSGGLICFVSDEAGSKNILLCNPLVGSIIPLPPTLRPRLFPSIGLTITNSSIDLAVAGDDLISPYAVKNLTTESFHIDGNGFYSIWGTTSSLPRLCSFESGKMVHVQGRFYCMNFSPFSVLSYDIGTNNWSKIQAPMRRFLRSPSLVEGNGRLVLVAAVEKSKLNVPRSLRLWALQDCGTMWVEIERMPQQLYVQFAELENGQGFNCVGHGEFVVIMIKNNSDKALLFDFCKKRWLWIPPCPFVGGNSNVDYGGTSNNYGGEYGGGELHGFGYDPRLAAPIGALLDQLTLPFQSFN, encoded by the coding sequence atggaagcttttcaTCATGCACCTATTAGCTTTCACTTTCCCTATGCTTTCCCTGtcccaacaccaacaaccaactttCTTGGAACTACAACAGCACCAAATTTATCAATTAACGGATCAGACACTTGGATGGATAGTAGAATTTGGAGTAGACTTCCACATAGGCTCATTGATAGGATCGTTGCTTTTCTTCCACCACCAGCTTTCTTTAGAGCTAGAGCTGTTTGTAAGAGATTTTATGGCCTTCTTTACTCTACTCATTTTCTTGAATTGTACCTCCAAGTTTCCCCTCAGAGACATTGgttcattttcttcaagcaaaaagtGCCAAGAAACAACATTTACAAGAACAACAACAGTACTAATGCTGGAAGTAATTCAGTTGAAGGGTACCTGTTTGATCCTGATAATCTTTCTTGGTATGGGCTTTCTTTTGCTTTAATCCCACAAGGGTTTTCTCCTGTTTCCTCTTCTGGTGGACTAATTTGCTTTGTTTCTGATGAAGCTGGATCAAAAAACATACTTTTGTGTAATCCTCTTGTGGGGTCCATAATTCCCCTACCTCCAACTTTAAGGCCTAGGTTGTTCCCTTCTATTGGTTTGACCATAACTAATTCATCTATTGACTTAGCTGTGGCTGGAGATGATTTAATCTCTCCTTATGCTGTTAAAAATTTGACCACTGAATCATTTCACATTGATGGGAATGGATTTTACTCAATATGGGGtacaacttcttcacttccaaGATTATGCAGTTTTGAATCAGGCAAAATGGTGCATGTTCAAGGGAGATTTTACTGCATGAATTTTAGTCCTTTTAGTGTGCTTTCTTATGATATTGGCACAAATAATTGGTCCAAAATTCAAGCCCCTATGCGACGATTTCTACGTTCGCCTAGCTTGGTGGAGGGGAATGGAAGGCTTGTTTTAGTTGCTGCAGTTGAGAAGAGCAAACTGAATGTGCCAAGGAGTTTGAGGTTATGGGCATTGCAAGATTGTGGGACAATGTGGGTGGAAATTGAAAGGATGCCACAACAATTGTATGTCCAATTTGCTGAATTGGAAAATGGGCAAGGTTTTAATTGTGTTGGACATGGTGAATTTGTGGTGATAATGATCAAGAATAATTCAGATAAGgcattgttgtttgatttttgCAAGAAGAGGTGGCTTTGGATTCCACCTTGTCCATTTGTGGGTGGAAATAGTAATGTTGATTATGGTGGTACTAGTAATAATTATGGTGGGGAATATGGAGGGGGAGAGTTGCATGGATTTGGTTATGATCCTAGACTTGCTGCACCAATTGGTGCACTTCTTGATCAGTTGACATTGCCCTTTCAGTCTTTCAACTGA